In a genomic window of Magnolia sinica isolate HGM2019 chromosome 14, MsV1, whole genome shotgun sequence:
- the LOC131224690 gene encoding VAMP-like protein YKT61 isoform X2, translating to MKITALLVLKCIESSGSDPIVLANASDVSQFGYFQRTGAKEFILFFGRTVAKRTPPGQRQSIQQDEYKVHSYNRDGLCALAFMDEHYPVRSAFSLLNKVVDEYQKNFGDSWRTIQTDSTQPWPYLSDAVTKFQDPAEADKLLKIQRDLDETKIILHKTIDSVLARGERLDSLVDKSSDLSAASQERDGEEGVFIHL from the exons ATGAAGATCACGGCTCTTCTAGTTCTGAAATGCATCGAATCATCGGGATCGGATCCGATCGTTCTAGCCAACGCGTCGGATGTGAGCCAGTTCGGCTATTTCCAGCGCACTGGAGCCAAGGAATTCATCCTATTCTTTGGCCGCACTGTCGCCAAAAGGACTCCGCCCGGGCAACGCCAATCCATCCAGCAAGATG AATACAAGGTGCATTCTTACAACAGAGATGGATTATGTGCTTTGGCCTTTATGGATGAACATTATCCCGTGCGAAGTGCATTTTCTCTCCTCAACAAG GTAGTAGATGAATATCAGAAGAACTTTGGGGATTCTTGGAGAACAATTCAGACAGATTCAACTCAACCATGGCCCTATCTGAGTGATGCTGTAACGAAATTTCAG GATCCTGCAGAGGCTGATAAGTTGCTTAAAATTCAGAGGGATTTGGATGAAACCAAAATTATCCTT CATAAGACTATTGATAGTGTGCTTGCACGAGGCGAGAGGCTGGATAGCTTAGTCGACAAGAGCTCTGATCTGAGTGCAGCCTCCCAG GAAAGAGATGGCGAAGAGGGTGTGTTTATTCATCTCTGA
- the LOC131224690 gene encoding VAMP-like protein YKT61 isoform X1 — protein sequence MKITALLVLKCIESSGSDPIVLANASDVSQFGYFQRTGAKEFILFFGRTVAKRTPPGQRQSIQQDEYKVHSYNRDGLCALAFMDEHYPVRSAFSLLNKVVDEYQKNFGDSWRTIQTDSTQPWPYLSDAVTKFQDPAEADKLLKIQRDLDETKIILHKTIDSVLARGERLDSLVDKSSDLSAASQMFYKQAKQTNQCCTIL from the exons ATGAAGATCACGGCTCTTCTAGTTCTGAAATGCATCGAATCATCGGGATCGGATCCGATCGTTCTAGCCAACGCGTCGGATGTGAGCCAGTTCGGCTATTTCCAGCGCACTGGAGCCAAGGAATTCATCCTATTCTTTGGCCGCACTGTCGCCAAAAGGACTCCGCCCGGGCAACGCCAATCCATCCAGCAAGATG AATACAAGGTGCATTCTTACAACAGAGATGGATTATGTGCTTTGGCCTTTATGGATGAACATTATCCCGTGCGAAGTGCATTTTCTCTCCTCAACAAG GTAGTAGATGAATATCAGAAGAACTTTGGGGATTCTTGGAGAACAATTCAGACAGATTCAACTCAACCATGGCCCTATCTGAGTGATGCTGTAACGAAATTTCAG GATCCTGCAGAGGCTGATAAGTTGCTTAAAATTCAGAGGGATTTGGATGAAACCAAAATTATCCTT CATAAGACTATTGATAGTGTGCTTGCACGAGGCGAGAGGCTGGATAGCTTAGTCGACAAGAGCTCTGATCTGAGTGCAGCCTCCCAG ATGTTTTACAAGCAAGCCAAGCAAACTAATCAGTGCTGTACGATATTGTAA